In Pseudomonadales bacterium, a single window of DNA contains:
- a CDS encoding hydrolase — MAKSKTTKPIAPYLAVGLSTPIYGIAERKHIRHNLETIEEAIHAAVSILGINMPVKIIALTEGALTGFTDEIFDLPHKLAAKELFIDIPGEESEWLGRLAKQYRTYIIAQCKARWPEVMKDRFFNTLFVIDPNGEVVHKAAKNHVWCRERSCMPHDIYDRWVELFGDGIEAFYPVLKTEDIGNIGTICCSDGEYPEAVRALTFNGAEVVYRPSEAAPMTNSSYPGGGSWMVQNRGHAEFNSLYMLCPNSGPVYLSASSKHAVDIAGGNSHIVDYRGNIAAYSATTNNTMISAVIDIEALRQFRAMNLNSNWLKDLRTELFKRMYEQPIHPKNLWLNQEPKHHAEVDDIYRENIEKLYQRGTWTRPAMKYDGARLAEDEEDLQKPSWQELKQQLWGDWS; from the coding sequence ATGGCGAAATCAAAAACCACGAAACCCATTGCACCCTATTTGGCGGTTGGTTTATCCACCCCCATTTATGGCATTGCTGAACGCAAGCATATTCGGCATAACCTGGAAACTATTGAAGAAGCGATTCATGCAGCTGTTTCCATTCTTGGTATTAATATGCCAGTAAAAATCATTGCACTGACCGAAGGCGCTTTGACGGGTTTCACCGATGAGATTTTTGACTTACCACACAAACTGGCGGCAAAAGAACTCTTTATCGATATTCCCGGTGAAGAATCCGAGTGGTTAGGGCGGCTGGCGAAGCAGTATCGCACTTATATCATTGCACAATGCAAAGCGCGCTGGCCGGAGGTGATGAAGGATCGCTTTTTTAATACGTTATTCGTGATTGATCCTAATGGAGAAGTAGTGCATAAGGCGGCAAAAAACCATGTTTGGTGTCGTGAGCGTTCCTGTATGCCGCACGATATTTATGATCGCTGGGTGGAGTTGTTTGGTGACGGTATTGAGGCATTTTATCCTGTTCTTAAAACTGAGGATATTGGCAATATCGGGACTATTTGCTGTAGCGACGGCGAATACCCGGAGGCGGTGCGGGCATTGACCTTCAACGGTGCGGAGGTGGTCTATCGCCCCAGCGAGGCGGCACCAATGACTAACTCCAGTTATCCCGGTGGCGGTAGCTGGATGGTACAGAACCGAGGCCATGCTGAGTTTAATTCGTTGTATATGCTTTGCCCTAACTCTGGCCCGGTGTACTTATCGGCAAGTTCTAAACATGCAGTAGACATAGCGGGAGGGAATTCTCATATTGTTGATTATCGCGGCAATATTGCGGCTTACAGTGCGACCACAAATAACACAATGATTTCTGCAGTGATTGATATTGAAGCATTGCGGCAGTTTCGCGCGATGAACCTCAATAGCAATTGGTTGAAAGATTTACGCACGGAACTGTTCAAGCGTATGTACGAACAGCCTATCCATCCAAAGAATCTTTGGCTGAACCAGGAACCCAAGCACCATGCTGAAGTTGACGACATCTACCGGGAAAATATCGAAAAGCTCTATCAACGAGGCACTTGGACGCGACCTGCAATGAAATACGATGGTGCTCGATTAGCAGAGGACGAGGAGGATCTACAAAAACCTTCCTGGCAGGAGTTAAAGCAGCAACTTTGGGGTGACTGGAGCTAA
- a CDS encoding DUF1330 domain-containing protein — protein sequence MAVYVIADVKVTDDSWIPEYAAHVHEIVHRHGGKYLSRSGNIINVEGEPLDTTLIALLEFPSMESVKAFADDPDYAKYAQARQAGSVSKLNVIDDTDVAGTIAYLGKG from the coding sequence ATGGCCGTTTACGTGATAGCTGATGTTAAAGTAACCGATGACTCCTGGATTCCAGAATACGCCGCACATGTGCATGAAATTGTGCACCGGCACGGCGGTAAATACCTTTCTCGTAGCGGTAACATCATCAATGTTGAAGGCGAACCTTTGGACACGACGCTCATCGCTTTGCTGGAATTCCCCTCTATGGAGTCAGTCAAAGCCTTTGCCGACGATCCCGACTACGCCAAATATGCGCAGGCGCGCCAAGCGGGAAGTGTGAGTAAACTCAATGTTATTGATGATACAGATGTGGCAGGGACTATTGCCTATTTGGGTAAGGGATAG
- a CDS encoding FtsX-like permease family protein codes for MQSIKLSWRLSKREWRSGELRILLFALITAIAATTTISFFTERLKIALLTQSAELIGGDLVLRSSRPLPQGWLHHGQEVGLETVELAEFGSVLMHTEEILLVSIKAVSQLYPIRGQLRVADSLYGDDYSIQEPPVAGEIWVDRRVMNRLNLALGARVKIGRQSFKVAKVLTFEPDRGGDFFNLSPRVLMNYQDLDSTGVVQPGSRVRYGYLFAGAKIEDFTAWLKPQLGPGQRLLTVKSERGGASKALNNAEHYLRLISLMAIMLAAVAIAVATQRYSERHYNVSAMLRCFGATQRTIVNIYLGQLAIIACVAGLLGSFFGWITQALLMSVLDELIPAGLPASGIRPIVTGFLAGLIILLGTALPPILRLKNISPLRVIRRNLAPLSARIWSVYLMAAVSICLLILLLSQDVWLTLVIFVVVAVIVLLLYLAIYILMRVKLHHRRSRRSLLGRGFASLSRHARSSAGQIIAFAVTMMLMLVIMLLRTELLDNWRTQLPENAPNHFAFNILAQEKDALQRWLVKEGIEAQPLYPMVRGRLTQVNGVSVKPQNERQDKTDEALNRELNLTWTDRLPDDNRIIEGRWLDGTHKQETQKQEVSVELELARRLGLKLGDELTFNIGGEKLLADITSLRSVQWESFSPNFYMIFPPGTLDGMPTTYITSFRLHGQQGALLAELVSQFPSVTVLEVEVIIQQFRTVLRQVTMAVEIMLLFVLLAGFAVLFAAVQTSLDERLREGALMRALGAKRQYLEQNNLIEFALLGFISGVLAVLGAEAINTYLYHQVFQIERQLVIKVWIVAPLMAAFLISLVGYFLTRRTITQSPKSILQQYE; via the coding sequence ATGCAAAGTATCAAGTTATCCTGGCGACTATCAAAACGCGAATGGCGCTCCGGCGAGTTACGGATTCTTTTGTTTGCCTTGATTACCGCAATAGCTGCCACCACGACTATTAGTTTTTTTACGGAACGTTTAAAAATCGCTCTACTGACCCAGTCTGCTGAACTCATCGGCGGTGATTTAGTGTTGCGCAGCTCACGTCCGTTGCCCCAGGGTTGGCTGCATCATGGGCAAGAGGTAGGCCTTGAAACGGTTGAGCTAGCGGAGTTTGGTAGTGTCCTGATGCACACTGAGGAAATTCTATTAGTCAGCATAAAAGCGGTGTCTCAGTTATATCCGATACGTGGCCAATTACGTGTTGCCGACAGCCTGTATGGTGATGATTATTCTATACAAGAACCACCTGTAGCTGGGGAAATCTGGGTGGATCGACGAGTTATGAATCGACTTAATCTAGCGCTGGGAGCCCGCGTTAAAATTGGACGGCAATCCTTTAAAGTCGCTAAAGTCTTAACCTTTGAGCCTGATAGAGGTGGTGATTTTTTTAACCTATCACCTCGCGTTTTGATGAATTACCAGGATCTTGATAGCACTGGTGTGGTGCAGCCGGGCAGTCGTGTTCGTTATGGCTATTTATTTGCTGGAGCAAAAATCGAAGATTTTACCGCTTGGTTGAAACCGCAATTAGGCCCAGGTCAAAGATTGTTGACGGTGAAGTCTGAAAGGGGCGGTGCCAGTAAGGCGTTAAATAATGCTGAGCACTATTTGCGTTTGATTTCTTTGATGGCAATCATGCTGGCTGCTGTGGCGATTGCCGTCGCGACCCAACGCTATAGCGAGCGCCATTATAATGTGAGCGCGATGCTGCGCTGTTTTGGCGCAACACAAAGAACCATTGTTAATATTTATTTGGGGCAACTTGCCATCATTGCCTGTGTGGCTGGTTTGCTGGGGAGTTTTTTCGGTTGGATCACGCAGGCGCTGCTAATGTCAGTGCTGGATGAACTCATACCAGCAGGCTTACCTGCCAGCGGAATAAGACCGATAGTGACGGGTTTTTTGGCCGGGCTGATTATCCTGTTGGGTACGGCGTTACCACCTATATTGCGATTGAAAAACATTTCGCCGTTACGTGTTATTCGGCGCAACCTTGCGCCATTGTCGGCTCGGATCTGGTCTGTCTATCTGATGGCGGCCGTGTCTATTTGTCTGCTGATTCTGTTGCTGTCACAGGATGTTTGGTTAACCCTTGTCATTTTTGTTGTTGTTGCAGTCATTGTTCTGCTGCTTTACCTGGCCATCTATATTCTGATGCGCGTCAAACTTCATCATCGTCGTTCACGACGGTCTTTGTTGGGTCGCGGTTTCGCTAGCTTATCCCGGCACGCCCGTAGCAGCGCCGGACAAATTATCGCTTTTGCTGTCACTATGATGCTAATGCTGGTCATTATGCTGTTGAGGACGGAATTATTGGATAATTGGCGCACTCAGCTACCGGAAAATGCGCCAAACCATTTTGCCTTTAATATATTGGCGCAGGAAAAGGATGCACTTCAACGGTGGTTAGTGAAGGAGGGAATAGAGGCTCAACCCCTTTACCCGATGGTGCGTGGTCGTTTGACCCAGGTCAACGGGGTTTCGGTAAAGCCTCAGAATGAACGCCAGGATAAAACTGATGAGGCGCTTAATCGCGAACTAAATTTAACCTGGACGGATAGACTGCCCGATGATAACCGCATTATTGAAGGGCGTTGGTTGGATGGAACTCATAAACAAGAAACGCAGAAACAGGAAGTTTCAGTAGAATTGGAGCTGGCGCGGCGGCTGGGTCTAAAACTTGGAGACGAATTGACATTTAATATTGGCGGTGAAAAATTACTGGCGGATATCACTAGCTTACGTTCGGTGCAGTGGGAAAGCTTTTCCCCGAACTTTTATATGATATTTCCGCCTGGTACTTTGGATGGAATGCCTACGACCTATATCACTAGTTTTCGTTTGCACGGGCAGCAAGGGGCTTTGCTCGCGGAGTTGGTTAGCCAGTTTCCCTCGGTGACGGTATTAGAAGTAGAGGTGATTATTCAGCAATTTAGGACGGTTTTACGACAAGTGACAATGGCGGTGGAGATTATGCTGTTATTCGTGTTGTTGGCTGGATTCGCTGTACTATTTGCCGCTGTCCAAACGAGCTTGGATGAAAGGTTGCGAGAGGGAGCGCTGATGCGTGCCTTAGGTGCAAAACGCCAATATTTAGAGCAGAATAATCTGATTGAATTTGCTTTGCTTGGCTTCATCAGTGGTGTGCTTGCGGTTCTCGGCGCAGAAGCCATCAATACCTATCTCTATCACCAAGTATTTCAAATTGAACGACAGCTTGTTATCAAGGTGTGGATAGTGGCTCCGTTGATGGCAGCGTTTTTAATCTCCTTAGTAGGCTATTTTTTGACACGCCGAACTATCACCCAAAGCCCGAAATCTATTCTGCAACAGTATGAGTAG
- a CDS encoding Rieske 2Fe-2S domain-containing protein, translated as MSLSVEQIQSLVEPARVHSSVYVDSEIFQLEMQRIWGRSWIYVGHESQVKNPGDFYTTTLATLPVIMIRDAKSKVINVLQNRCGHRGAIVAQQQYGNAKLLRCPYHGWTYRTDGGIHAIPHPKGYEDTGFDKCEAQYSMPKLPRVETYRGFVFACLTDDVPDLFEFLGEIKDTIDNMCDRSPEGEVEVTGKNCHRFLHPCNWKFFIENLHDAMHPMCAHAGTSAAVQSYLSSLPEGTAASPEAEVIDPFSGSYEFFDGMGVTALEYGHGYMGGKKSIFSHYEMYPEYLAAMRAAYGEEGAQEILSFNRHNACCYPSCTIRDAVQSIRVMRPVSVDSTILESWTFRLKGAPEKLLQRTLRYSRLINSPGSMVGPDDLDCYYRIQESAKTGSIKWVDLHRYLGQEDEANGKVTAPGTSDLSIRNQYKAWLNYMSKAV; from the coding sequence ATGAGCCTAAGCGTTGAACAAATTCAAAGTCTGGTTGAGCCAGCACGGGTGCATAGCAGCGTCTATGTGGATTCAGAGATATTCCAACTGGAAATGCAGCGTATTTGGGGGCGCAGTTGGATCTATGTCGGTCACGAAAGCCAGGTTAAAAACCCCGGCGATTTTTACACCACCACTTTAGCTACTTTACCCGTTATTATGATTCGTGACGCCAAATCAAAAGTAATAAACGTGCTTCAGAATCGCTGTGGGCACAGAGGTGCGATTGTCGCGCAACAGCAGTATGGTAATGCCAAATTGTTGCGTTGCCCTTATCACGGTTGGACCTATCGCACTGACGGTGGTATCCATGCTATTCCCCATCCCAAGGGCTATGAGGATACTGGCTTTGATAAGTGCGAAGCGCAGTATTCAATGCCAAAACTACCGCGTGTTGAGACTTATCGTGGTTTTGTTTTTGCTTGTTTAACGGATGATGTTCCCGATCTATTTGAATTTTTGGGCGAGATCAAAGACACCATTGATAACATGTGTGATCGCTCACCAGAGGGTGAGGTGGAAGTGACCGGGAAAAACTGCCATCGCTTTTTACACCCCTGTAACTGGAAATTTTTTATTGAAAACCTGCATGACGCAATGCACCCTATGTGCGCTCACGCGGGTACCAGTGCGGCGGTGCAAAGTTATTTATCGAGTTTACCGGAAGGTACCGCCGCGTCGCCGGAGGCGGAAGTTATCGATCCTTTTAGTGGCAGCTATGAGTTTTTCGATGGCATGGGTGTTACCGCGCTAGAGTATGGGCACGGTTATATGGGTGGTAAGAAAAGTATTTTCAGCCATTACGAAATGTACCCGGAATACTTGGCGGCGATGCGAGCGGCCTATGGTGAAGAGGGTGCACAGGAAATTTTATCCTTTAATCGGCACAATGCCTGTTGTTATCCCTCCTGTACGATTCGCGATGCAGTCCAGTCGATTCGGGTGATGCGCCCCGTCTCGGTGGATAGCACTATTCTTGAATCCTGGACTTTCCGCCTTAAAGGCGCGCCGGAGAAATTACTGCAACGTACCTTGCGCTATTCCCGATTGATTAATTCACCGGGTTCCATGGTAGGACCGGATGATCTCGATTGTTATTACCGTATTCAGGAGTCTGCTAAAACAGGTTCAATTAAATGGGTTGATCTGCACCGTTATTTGGGCCAAGAAGACGAAGCTAATGGCAAGGTGACTGCGCCTGGTACCAGCGACCTGTCGATTCGCAATCAGTATAAAGCTTGGTTGAACTATATGAGCAAAGCAGTATGA
- a CDS encoding aromatic-ring-hydroxylating dioxygenase subunit beta yields MSDHQSVPDMGAIRELLNLEARYLNKADLESWMQLYTEDGIYWMPLDAEQTDPEAHDSIFYEDRTLMAIRRRNFGHKLSLSMQYPVRSSRIISDVHLERHDPDTNITIVNSSFQAVILYKEQTLYAGTCQHHLVKSEVGYLIKRKRVDLLNADMPLLPIMIYI; encoded by the coding sequence ATGAGCGATCATCAGTCCGTGCCTGACATGGGCGCCATTCGGGAATTGCTTAATCTGGAAGCGCGCTATTTGAATAAAGCTGATCTGGAAAGCTGGATGCAGCTCTATACTGAAGATGGAATTTACTGGATGCCTCTGGATGCTGAGCAGACCGACCCGGAGGCGCACGATTCTATCTTTTATGAAGATCGGACGCTCATGGCAATACGCAGGCGAAACTTCGGCCATAAACTTTCGTTGTCTATGCAGTACCCTGTTCGTTCCTCACGGATTATTTCTGATGTACATTTGGAGCGACATGACCCTGATACCAATATCACTATCGTCAATTCGAGTTTTCAGGCGGTTATTCTCTATAAAGAACAAACGCTCTATGCGGGCACGTGCCAGCATCACTTGGTTAAAAGCGAAGTAGGTTATTTGATTAAACGAAAGCGTGTCGATCTGCTGAATGCCGATATGCCGCTGTTGCCGATTATGATTTATATTTAA
- a CDS encoding TonB-dependent receptor, whose amino-acid sequence MSCKIMGDNYMRNQDKVFNLKVFAKNAIQLGITAVFVTPGLSAAESAGFGIEEVVVTARKRVENLQDTPVAITAMSSETLDRRMIGGTEQLDQVSPNLQFATYGPITGNSSASQVFIRGIGQTDATSSVDPGVGLYIDDVYIGQSVGGAMDFRDIANVQILRGPQGTLFGRNTIGGAVLLTTAQPGDDFGGKVKLGLGEDELIEFSGAVDIPLTDTLKSRFTYGTRKREGYVFREDGTDLGDDDTYTLTGKLLWEASDDFNLTIKLDYSEEDENGVPLVFAAINENAAFPAALSVAAGCPGATFPPPSVPTGMVDSRCANDATWQRGEFKNAGTAELESTLESWGFAAIANWELSENWSLKSITSYRELDWGGKRDADNTGFLILHTIMESEGEQLSQELQLNYSSEGLNGVLGLFYYEDEYDETLFVDYTPPPFAATPYFVDVTNNARLDNENWAVFGQFTYDFNDQLSLTLGARYTDETKAVKLNAFQEVGAISFSERFVTQDERILDFTDASISASIQYRWTEAFMTYLSYSEGFKSGGWNPLYNAVQPNLEPTAFNEETAETLEFGFKADISDSLRVNGAIFSTDYTDLQFTFRVGIVPLLFNAGEASIDGAELEFTYAPNENLIIEGSLGYLDASVDSVSNITSSAGAVTAVVTAGNSLPYTPDVTANLGVGYAFHLEGMRLTPRLDYSYTDEQFFDAGNTAEIAQSDAEGLLNFSLTLESANQTWRAVAGVTNLTDETYPVAGNSSLTTATGYAEIAYLRPRTWFLNLQYEF is encoded by the coding sequence ATGAGTTGTAAAATTATGGGAGATAATTATATGAGAAATCAGGATAAGGTATTTAATCTTAAAGTATTTGCGAAGAATGCTATTCAGCTAGGCATTACCGCTGTATTCGTTACACCCGGTCTGAGCGCCGCCGAATCCGCTGGATTTGGTATTGAGGAAGTCGTTGTTACTGCACGAAAACGGGTGGAGAATTTGCAAGACACGCCAGTTGCCATTACCGCTATGTCGAGTGAGACTTTGGATCGCCGAATGATTGGCGGCACTGAACAGTTGGACCAAGTTTCACCGAATCTGCAGTTTGCGACCTATGGCCCGATTACGGGTAATAGTTCGGCGTCCCAGGTGTTTATCCGGGGTATCGGGCAAACAGATGCGACTTCCTCGGTTGATCCTGGTGTTGGCCTTTATATTGATGATGTCTATATCGGGCAGTCGGTGGGCGGTGCAATGGATTTCCGGGATATCGCCAATGTACAAATTCTACGCGGCCCACAGGGTACGCTTTTTGGCCGTAATACCATTGGTGGTGCTGTGCTTCTGACCACCGCGCAACCAGGTGATGATTTCGGCGGCAAAGTGAAGCTGGGTCTCGGAGAAGATGAGTTGATCGAATTCTCCGGAGCGGTGGATATCCCCCTGACGGATACGCTGAAATCACGTTTTACCTACGGCACCAGAAAACGAGAGGGCTATGTTTTTCGTGAAGACGGTACTGATCTGGGTGATGACGATACCTACACCCTAACCGGTAAATTGCTGTGGGAAGCGTCTGATGATTTTAACCTGACCATCAAACTAGACTACTCTGAAGAGGATGAGAACGGCGTGCCGCTGGTGTTTGCGGCGATCAATGAAAATGCTGCATTTCCTGCCGCCTTGAGTGTTGCCGCAGGGTGTCCTGGTGCAACTTTTCCCCCGCCATCAGTACCAACAGGGATGGTTGATTCTCGCTGTGCCAACGATGCAACCTGGCAACGCGGGGAGTTCAAAAATGCGGGTACAGCAGAACTGGAAAGCACCTTGGAAAGCTGGGGTTTTGCGGCTATTGCCAATTGGGAGTTGAGTGAAAACTGGTCTTTAAAATCCATCACCTCTTATCGTGAACTGGATTGGGGTGGTAAGCGTGATGCTGATAATACTGGCTTTCTCATACTGCATACCATTATGGAAAGTGAAGGTGAGCAGCTCAGCCAGGAGCTTCAGCTTAACTATTCGAGCGAAGGTCTGAATGGCGTTCTGGGTTTGTTCTACTACGAAGACGAATACGACGAAACGCTCTTTGTCGATTACACTCCGCCGCCGTTCGCTGCCACCCCCTATTTTGTTGATGTCACTAACAATGCTCGACTCGATAACGAAAACTGGGCGGTGTTCGGGCAATTTACCTATGATTTTAACGATCAGCTTTCACTTACCTTAGGGGCACGCTATACCGACGAAACTAAAGCCGTAAAGTTAAACGCATTCCAGGAAGTTGGAGCGATTAGCTTTTCCGAGCGCTTTGTCACCCAGGATGAACGGATACTGGATTTTACTGATGCGTCCATTTCCGCGAGTATTCAGTACCGATGGACGGAAGCATTTATGACCTATCTGAGTTATTCCGAAGGCTTTAAGAGTGGCGGTTGGAATCCTCTCTATAACGCGGTTCAGCCGAACCTGGAGCCGACTGCATTTAACGAGGAAACGGCGGAAACGTTGGAGTTTGGTTTTAAAGCCGATATTTCTGACAGCTTGCGGGTTAACGGTGCGATATTCTCAACGGACTATACCGATCTGCAATTTACCTTCCGGGTTGGCATCGTGCCGCTGTTGTTTAACGCTGGAGAGGCTTCAATAGACGGCGCTGAACTGGAGTTTACCTACGCGCCCAATGAAAACCTGATTATCGAAGGCAGCCTAGGCTACTTGGATGCGTCGGTGGATTCGGTGTCGAATATCACCAGCTCCGCGGGAGCCGTCACAGCGGTGGTGACGGCGGGTAACTCGCTACCCTACACGCCCGATGTAACCGCAAACCTGGGTGTTGGCTATGCCTTTCATTTGGAAGGGATGAGGTTGACGCCACGCCTGGATTATTCTTATACCGACGAGCAGTTTTTCGATGCCGGTAATACGGCAGAAATTGCCCAGTCGGACGCAGAAGGGTTGCTCAATTTCTCCTTAACTCTGGAAAGTGCCAACCAAACCTGGCGGGCAGTTGCCGGTGTGACTAACCTCACGGATGAGACTTATCCCGTGGCGGGGAATTCATCGTTGACGACCGCAACAGGCTATGCGGAGATTGCCTATCTGCGGCCGCGCACTTGGTTCCTAAATCTACAATATGAGTTTTAA
- a CDS encoding feruloyl-CoA synthase: protein MRPESSEPLFLTPDIRFVETEEGAIYLSSNQPLGTLPPSILTYLESWAQQRPDTVFLAERNPFDPSRWDCITYAQTLQRVSQLAQALSGTELSAERPLMIVSGNSISSGLMTLACMMIGVPVAPISPSYSLLSKDFSKVKHIQQLITPGLVFAENFQAFKPVLELFQGMGTPVITADSALSGNGVLNLARLIASQEGAEFLPRAATINPDTLAKILFTSGSTGMPKGVMNTHRMLVSNQEAIAKIWPFVQQPGQVFLDWLPWHHTFGGNHNFNMALRNGGSLYIDGGKPTSEGIKTTLRNMADISPTLYFNVAAGYELLVSELEQDDVLAVKFFSQLKLLFFAAAALPNSTWNRLQALIDKYASCEIPITSSWGATETSPLCTSVYFSNQLARNIGLPVPGTDVKLAPVGDLIELRVKGPNIMPGYFQNEAQTKEVFDEEGYFCSGDAVELIDRNNPMLGLMFKGRVNENFKLLTGTWVNVGELRVAVVEALSPLATDVVICGHNEYYLAVLIFPNVAECEKLIGGAGGSSLILNQKLQAEIIARLTAHNLKNSGSSKQIRKALLLASPPSFDDNEITDKGYLNQRGVLTHRAEDVMKLYAANCAEEVISI, encoded by the coding sequence ATGCGCCCTGAGTCTTCCGAGCCGTTATTTTTAACACCGGATATACGCTTCGTAGAAACGGAGGAGGGTGCCATTTACCTGAGCTCGAATCAGCCGCTCGGTACTTTGCCTCCCTCCATTTTGACTTATCTAGAAAGCTGGGCACAGCAACGCCCTGATACTGTTTTTCTTGCCGAGCGTAACCCGTTCGATCCGTCTCGGTGGGATTGCATTACCTATGCGCAAACACTCCAGCGGGTCAGCCAATTGGCGCAGGCGTTAAGTGGCACAGAACTTTCGGCCGAGCGGCCGCTGATGATTGTTAGTGGTAACAGTATTTCATCTGGATTGATGACACTGGCCTGCATGATGATTGGCGTGCCAGTGGCACCCATTTCACCATCCTATTCGTTGCTATCAAAGGATTTCAGCAAGGTAAAACACATACAACAACTGATTACCCCCGGCCTGGTGTTTGCGGAGAACTTTCAGGCATTCAAACCGGTGTTGGAATTATTCCAGGGTATGGGCACTCCAGTGATTACCGCCGATTCAGCATTATCTGGCAATGGTGTGCTTAATTTGGCCAGATTAATAGCGTCGCAGGAGGGGGCTGAGTTTTTACCTAGAGCCGCAACGATCAACCCCGATACCTTGGCAAAAATACTCTTCACCTCCGGCTCGACCGGCATGCCCAAGGGCGTTATGAATACCCATAGAATGCTGGTCAGCAACCAGGAAGCTATCGCCAAAATCTGGCCTTTTGTTCAGCAACCTGGGCAAGTTTTTCTCGATTGGTTGCCTTGGCATCATACCTTTGGCGGTAACCATAACTTTAATATGGCACTGCGCAATGGCGGTTCGTTGTATATTGATGGTGGAAAACCCACCTCCGAAGGTATAAAAACGACACTGCGTAATATGGCCGATATATCTCCCACCCTCTATTTTAACGTAGCGGCGGGCTATGAGTTATTAGTCAGCGAGTTGGAGCAGGACGATGTGCTGGCAGTAAAGTTTTTTAGCCAACTGAAATTGCTTTTTTTCGCAGCGGCAGCGTTACCTAATTCGACCTGGAACAGACTACAAGCTTTAATCGATAAATACGCCTCTTGCGAAATTCCGATTACCAGTAGTTGGGGTGCCACAGAAACCTCACCACTTTGTACCTCCGTTTATTTTTCTAATCAATTAGCGAGAAATATTGGGCTGCCCGTACCCGGTACCGATGTCAAACTGGCGCCAGTCGGCGATCTCATCGAACTGAGAGTGAAAGGCCCCAACATCATGCCGGGCTATTTTCAAAATGAGGCACAAACCAAGGAAGTTTTTGATGAGGAGGGCTACTTCTGTAGCGGCGATGCGGTCGAACTGATTGATCGCAATAATCCAATGCTGGGGTTGATGTTTAAGGGTAGGGTTAATGAAAATTTCAAACTACTCACCGGCACCTGGGTAAACGTGGGTGAACTACGGGTGGCAGTTGTTGAAGCGCTGTCGCCATTGGCGACAGATGTGGTTATCTGCGGGCATAACGAATACTATCTTGCTGTGCTGATTTTCCCTAACGTGGCCGAATGTGAAAAATTGATAGGTGGTGCTGGTGGGAGCAGCTTAATACTCAACCAGAAATTACAGGCAGAAATCATCGCTAGGTTAACTGCACATAATTTAAAAAATTCTGGGTCATCTAAGCAGATTAGAAAGGCGCTGCTACTGGCTTCGCCACCATCCTTTGATGACAACGAAATTACGGATAAAGGCTATTTGAACCAGCGTGGGGTGTTGACGCATCGTGCAGAAGATGTCATGAAGTTGTATGCTGCAAATTGTGCGGAGGAGGTTATTTCAATTTAG